In one window of Meleagris gallopavo isolate NT-WF06-2002-E0010 breed Aviagen turkey brand Nicholas breeding stock chromosome 4, Turkey_5.1, whole genome shotgun sequence DNA:
- the RMND5A gene encoding E3 ubiquitin-protein transferase RMND5A, with amino-acid sequence MDQCVTVERELEKVLQKFSGYGQLCERSLEELIQYAGGLRREILQTENQDGDLSGTISLVMTQCCKRIKDTVQKLASDHKDIHSSVSRVGKAIDKNFDSDISSVGIDGCWQADSQRILNEVMVEHFFRQGMLDVAEELCQESGLSIDQSQKEPFVELNRILEALKVRVLRPALEWAVSNREMLMAQNSSLEFKLHRLYFISLLMGGTANQREALQYAKNFQPFALNHQKDIQVLMGSLVYLRQGIENSPYVHLLDANQWADICDIFTRDACALLGLSVESPLSVSFSAGCVALPALINIKAVIEQRQCTGVWNQKDELPIEVDLGKKCWYHSIFACPILRQQTTDNNPPMKLVCGHIISRDALNKMFNGSKLKCPYCPMEQSPGDAKQIFF; translated from the exons ATGGACCAGTGCGTGACGGTGGAGCGGGAGCTGGAGAAGGTGCTGCAGAAGTTCTCGGGCTACGGGCAGCTCTGCGAGCGGAGCCTGGAGGAGCTCATCCAGTACGCGGGAGGGCTGCGGCGGGAGATCCTCCAGACCGAGA ATCAAGATGGAGACTTGTCAGGGACAATTTCACTTGTTATGACACAGTGTTGTAAAAGAATAAAGGACACAGTTCAAAAACTGGCCTCTGATCACAAAGACATTCACAGCAGTGTATCCCGAGTTGGAAAAGCCATCGATAAG AATTTTGACTCTGACATCAGCAGCGTGGGGATAGATGGGTGCTGGCAGGCTGACAGCCAGCGGATCCTCAACGAGGTGATGGTGGAGCACTTCTTCCGGCAGGGCATGTTGGATGTGGCCGAGGAACTGTGTCAG GAATCTGGTCTATCAATAGATCAGAGTCAGAAAGAACCATTTGTGGAATTAAATCGAATATTGGAAGCATTAAAAGTTAGAGTTCTGAGACCTGCATTAGA GTGGGCGGTATCCAACAGAGAAATGCTTATGGCACAGAATAGTTCACTGGAGTTCAAACTACACAGATTATATTTCATTAGTTTATTGATGGGTGGAACAGCAAATCAAAGAGAAGCACTTCAGTATGCGAAAAACTTCCAGCCATTTGCCCTAAACCACCAGAAAG ATATTCAGGTTTtgatgggcagcctggtgtatCTGAGGCAAGGCATAGAGAACTCGCCGTACGTTCATCTATTAGATGCAAATCAGTGGGCGGACATCTGTGACATCTTCACAAGAGATGCCTGTGCTCTTCTGGGTCTCTCAGTTGAATCACCACTCAGTGTTAG tttttcAGCAGGTTGTGTAGCATTACCAGCTCTAATTAATATCAAGGCAGTTATTGAACAAAGGCAGTGCACAGGTGTTTGGAACCAGAAGGATGAACTACCG attGAGGTGGACCTTGGTAAAAAGTGCTGGTACCATTCAATATTTGCTTGTCCCATTCTCCGTCAACAAACAACAGATAATAATCCACCTATGAAATTAGTCTGTGGTCATATTATATCAAGAGATGCTttgaataaaatgtttaatgGCAGCAA ATTAAAATGCCCCTATTGTCCAATGGAACAGAGTCCTGGAGATGCcaaacagatatttttctga